One window of the Candidatus Chryseobacterium colombiense genome contains the following:
- a CDS encoding pectate lyase, with protein MKTTCKAAFLTVALSSVFALTGCGQEDIRTDVTENPNSLITNDILQTNAVVPLADCVAPGWASQNGGTTGGGTAAETTVTTYAQLKAAIENTAVKVIKVTGTITVTARISFQDQSGKTIYGTSGAKLVSTDQTKDGSGILNIKRCDNIVIRNLIFEGPGAYDTDGWDNAILDDCRNVWIDHCEFRDGVDGNFDIKNKSDFITVSYTKFHYLKAPKPGGSGGTDDHRFSNLIGSSDTSTTDAGKLNVTFVRCWWAPGCRERMPRVRFGKIHIVNSYFNSTVSNKCIAAGVQANIRVDGNVFENVKEPINLMSGYTAVTVTSNNTFTNVTGNTAGSGTAFTPPYSIPTLSLSSVKSDVTANAGATLTGNICNSL; from the coding sequence ATGAAAACAACATGTAAAGCTGCCTTTCTGACGGTAGCCCTGAGTTCAGTTTTTGCCTTAACCGGATGCGGGCAGGAAGACATCAGAACCGACGTAACGGAAAATCCAAACTCCCTTATTACGAATGACATTCTTCAGACGAATGCGGTCGTTCCTTTAGCCGACTGCGTTGCACCCGGATGGGCTTCTCAAAACGGAGGGACAACCGGTGGTGGAACTGCAGCCGAAACAACTGTAACTACGTATGCTCAATTAAAAGCAGCCATCGAAAATACAGCGGTGAAAGTCATTAAAGTAACAGGAACCATTACTGTCACAGCGCGCATCTCATTTCAGGATCAATCCGGAAAAACAATTTACGGAACCAGTGGAGCCAAACTGGTTTCAACAGACCAGACAAAAGACGGATCAGGAATTCTCAATATTAAAAGATGTGACAATATCGTTATCCGAAATCTTATTTTTGAAGGACCGGGAGCGTACGACACAGACGGTTGGGACAACGCTATTTTAGACGATTGCAGAAATGTCTGGATCGATCACTGTGAATTCAGAGACGGCGTTGACGGAAATTTTGACATCAAAAACAAGTCGGATTTTATAACAGTTTCTTATACTAAATTCCATTATTTGAAAGCTCCAAAGCCGGGTGGTTCAGGAGGGACAGATGATCACAGATTTTCCAACCTTATCGGATCAAGCGATACTTCCACAACAGATGCAGGAAAACTGAATGTAACCTTTGTTCGTTGCTGGTGGGCTCCGGGCTGCAGAGAGCGTATGCCGAGAGTAAGGTTTGGAAAAATACATATTGTGAACAGCTACTTCAACAGTACCGTAAGCAATAAATGTATTGCAGCAGGAGTTCAGGCCAACATTCGTGTAGATGGAAACGTTTTTGAAAATGTAAAAGAGCCTATCAATTTAATGAGTGGATACACCGCAGTAACTGTTACCTCAAACAATACATTTACCAATGTTACAGGAAATACGGCAGGAAGCGGAACGGCATTTACACCACCGTATTCTATCCCAACTTTATCACTATCTTCTGTAAAGTCTGATGTAACAGCCAATGCAGGAGCTACCCTTACAGGAAATATCTGTAATTCATTATAA
- a CDS encoding glycoside hydrolase family 95 protein: protein MLKIIQHKIFLLAFGTIISVSVHAQQNLKLIYNKPAENWNEALPIGNGRLGAMVFGGASKEHLQLNEETIWAGEPGNNVPKNTFDSIQKIRKLLNESKFQEAQNVSNRTYPRQAPKDLNYGMPYQTMGDLFLDFKDHENFKNYSRTLDIEKAVSTVSYDVNGVTFKRDIFSSFADNVIIIKLSSSKKGNLNFSINASTPHLQKSIFTEKNQLVINGTSSSMANKTGKINFKTVAFPVLKGGKLTSSKDKLEISGADEVVIYISIATNFKNYNDLSANPDVRVSEYLQSALNKKYDAELKAHIEKYQKYFKRVSLDLGTTEQAKKTTDIRIKEFGTSSDPDLVALYFQFGRYLLISSSQPGTQPANLQGIWNYQLHPAWDSKYTVNINTEMNYWPAENTNLSEMHGPLFDMIQDLSVTGQESAKEMYHARGWNTHHNTDLWRITGIVDGGFYGMWPMGGAWLTQHIWNHYQYTGDKEFLKKNYAALKGCALFYLDVLQQDLTKQYLVVSPSMSPENTYMKDVGITAGTTMDNQLVFDVFNNFINASKILNEEQNLSDKVKLALNKLPPMQIGQYAQLQEWLKDMDRTDDKHRHISHLYGLFPSGQISPFRNPDLTEAAKNSMTYRGDKSTGWSMGWKVNWWARLLDGNRAFKLISDQLTPAPLDNKGESGGTYPNLLDAHPPFQIDGNFGCTSGIAEMLLQSYDGYLYILPALPDALPNGSVKGLKARGGFEIDIDWKDAQLTKLVVKSALGGNARIRIAKGIALKSKTNVKPATGENPNEYYQINSIKTPLVSEKAQLKGYPVPETQVFDLSTEKGGIYIFEGK, encoded by the coding sequence ATGCTGAAAATCATCCAACATAAAATATTCTTACTGGCTTTCGGAACGATTATTTCCGTTTCAGTACACGCACAGCAGAATTTAAAACTGATCTACAACAAACCTGCAGAAAACTGGAACGAAGCCTTGCCTATTGGAAACGGAAGATTAGGAGCTATGGTTTTCGGAGGAGCTTCAAAAGAACATCTTCAATTGAATGAAGAAACAATCTGGGCAGGAGAACCCGGAAATAATGTTCCGAAAAACACATTCGACAGCATACAGAAAATCAGAAAACTGTTAAATGAAAGTAAATTTCAGGAAGCTCAGAATGTGTCCAATAGAACCTATCCAAGGCAGGCTCCGAAAGATTTAAATTACGGAATGCCGTACCAGACGATGGGGGATCTTTTTTTAGATTTCAAAGATCATGAAAATTTTAAAAACTACAGCCGAACTTTAGATATTGAAAAAGCAGTAAGCACAGTTTCTTACGATGTAAACGGAGTGACTTTTAAGCGTGACATTTTCTCGTCTTTTGCCGATAATGTGATTATAATCAAGCTCTCTTCTAGTAAAAAAGGAAACTTAAACTTTTCCATCAACGCTTCCACTCCACACTTGCAAAAATCTATTTTCACAGAGAAAAATCAGCTGGTGATCAATGGAACAAGTTCATCGATGGCCAATAAAACTGGGAAAATTAATTTTAAGACAGTCGCTTTTCCGGTATTAAAAGGCGGAAAACTAACCTCATCAAAAGATAAACTGGAAATTTCCGGAGCGGATGAAGTGGTAATTTATATCTCTATTGCTACAAATTTCAAAAATTATAATGATCTTTCGGCAAATCCTGATGTAAGAGTTTCGGAATATTTACAATCTGCTTTAAATAAAAAATATGATGCAGAATTAAAGGCTCACATTGAAAAATACCAAAAATATTTTAAGCGTGTAAGCTTGGATCTGGGAACTACCGAACAGGCAAAAAAGACAACAGATATCAGAATTAAAGAATTTGGAACCTCAAGTGATCCTGATTTAGTAGCACTATACTTTCAGTTCGGACGTTATCTTTTGATTTCGTCATCACAGCCGGGAACTCAGCCCGCAAACCTTCAGGGAATCTGGAATTACCAACTTCATCCTGCTTGGGACAGTAAATATACCGTCAATATTAATACTGAGATGAATTACTGGCCTGCAGAAAACACCAACCTCAGCGAAATGCACGGGCCTTTATTTGATATGATCCAAGATCTGTCGGTAACCGGACAGGAATCTGCCAAAGAAATGTACCATGCAAGAGGCTGGAATACCCATCACAATACTGATTTATGGAGAATCACGGGAATCGTTGACGGCGGTTTCTACGGAATGTGGCCTATGGGCGGCGCATGGCTCACACAGCATATCTGGAATCATTATCAATACACCGGAGATAAAGAATTCCTGAAGAAAAATTATGCAGCTTTAAAAGGCTGTGCTTTATTTTACCTTGATGTTCTTCAGCAGGATCTCACAAAACAATACCTCGTTGTTTCTCCTTCCATGTCTCCCGAAAACACCTATATGAAAGATGTGGGGATTACAGCGGGAACAACAATGGACAATCAGTTGGTCTTTGATGTTTTTAATAATTTCATTAACGCTTCAAAAATTTTAAATGAAGAACAAAATCTTTCGGATAAGGTGAAATTGGCTTTAAACAAACTTCCGCCTATGCAGATCGGGCAATATGCCCAACTGCAGGAATGGCTAAAAGATATGGATAGAACAGATGACAAACACAGACATATTTCGCATTTGTACGGCCTTTTTCCTTCCGGACAAATTTCTCCTTTCAGAAACCCGGATCTGACGGAAGCTGCTAAAAACTCGATGACCTACAGAGGCGATAAATCTACGGGCTGGTCGATGGGCTGGAAAGTGAATTGGTGGGCCAGATTATTGGACGGAAACCGTGCTTTTAAATTAATTTCAGACCAACTGACACCCGCTCCTCTAGATAATAAAGGAGAATCAGGAGGAACCTACCCGAATCTTCTGGATGCACATCCTCCGTTCCAGATCGATGGAAATTTTGGCTGTACTTCAGGAATTGCAGAAATGTTGCTGCAAAGTTATGACGGTTATCTTTATATTTTACCTGCACTTCCTGATGCCTTACCAAACGGCTCGGTAAAAGGATTAAAAGCAAGAGGAGGTTTTGAAATTGATATCGACTGGAAAGATGCTCAACTGACCAAACTGGTTGTAAAATCTGCGTTGGGTGGTAATGCTAGAATCAGAATTGCAAAAGGAATTGCTTTAAAATCTAAAACGAACGTAAAGCCGGCAACAGGAGAAAACCCAAATGAATATTATCAGATTAATTCTATTAAAACTCCTCTGGTTTCCGAAAAAGCTCAGTTGAAAGGCTATCCTGTTCCCGAAACTCAGGTTTTTGATTTGAGTACAGAAAAAGGAGGAATCTATATTTTTGAAGGAAAATAA
- a CDS encoding alpha/beta hydrolase — protein MKKFTFLLLLSFFVQISAQEKIMVWPKGQMSNSKGLPLKTEEKDGRIIQIKETEMFAFLPPKEERKQMAVVVIPGGGYYKLTYDLGGYQIAKWFNTQGISAFVLNYRLPTSPDLKQREIAPLQDVQAAIKFLRKNAEQYGISSEQIGVIGTSAGGHLAASVSNISTDYTELKGDWTSIPTIPNFAILVSPVIDFGEYAHTGSRNSLLGENVSPEKIKEYSMQNRVTEKTPPTILFHAQNDKTVPVMNSILYYQEMIKNKVKGALFIFPEGEHKIGITNKSELTDNWKKLCSDWLKTINNK, from the coding sequence ATGAAAAAATTTACTTTCCTGCTCTTACTTTCTTTTTTCGTTCAGATATCCGCACAGGAAAAAATAATGGTTTGGCCAAAAGGTCAGATGTCTAATTCTAAAGGATTGCCTTTAAAAACGGAAGAAAAAGACGGAAGAATTATACAGATCAAAGAAACCGAGATGTTTGCTTTTCTGCCACCAAAAGAAGAAAGGAAACAGATGGCAGTCGTTGTTATTCCTGGAGGTGGATACTACAAACTGACTTATGATTTAGGAGGTTATCAAATTGCAAAATGGTTTAATACCCAGGGAATTTCAGCATTTGTTTTAAACTACAGATTACCCACTTCTCCCGATTTAAAGCAAAGAGAAATTGCTCCCTTACAGGATGTTCAGGCAGCCATCAAATTCCTTAGAAAAAATGCAGAACAATATGGAATTTCATCTGAGCAGATCGGTGTGATCGGAACTTCTGCAGGTGGTCATTTAGCAGCTTCAGTAAGCAATATTTCTACAGACTATACTGAATTAAAAGGCGACTGGACATCTATTCCCACTATTCCCAATTTTGCGATTCTGGTTTCTCCGGTGATTGATTTTGGAGAATATGCACATACAGGAAGCAGGAACAGTTTACTGGGTGAAAATGTTTCCCCCGAAAAAATCAAAGAATATTCTATGCAGAATCGCGTGACGGAAAAAACGCCACCTACGATTTTATTTCATGCCCAAAACGATAAAACCGTTCCTGTGATGAACAGCATCCTGTATTATCAAGAAATGATAAAAAACAAAGTAAAAGGAGCATTGTTTATTTTTCCTGAAGGTGAACATAAAATTGGAATTACCAATAAATCTGAATTGACGGACAACTGGAAAAAACTATGTTCAGACTGGCTGAAGACGATCAATAATAAGTAA
- a CDS encoding cupin domain-containing protein, with translation MHFKKEPFFEGNCGWEDLGEGVSRQFVGYNSQVMMVIVKFEKDAIGALHQHFHSQITYVASGKFEVTVDGETKVLQQGDGFFAQPNIFHGVKCLEAGQLIDAFTPFREDFLKE, from the coding sequence ATGCATTTCAAAAAAGAACCGTTTTTCGAGGGCAACTGCGGGTGGGAAGATTTAGGAGAAGGAGTTTCGAGACAATTTGTAGGGTACAATTCTCAGGTGATGATGGTGATTGTAAAATTTGAAAAAGATGCCATTGGTGCTTTGCATCAACATTTTCATTCTCAGATTACGTATGTGGCTTCAGGAAAATTTGAAGTGACGGTGGATGGTGAAACAAAAGTCTTACAACAGGGTGACGGATTTTTTGCTCAGCCCAATATTTTTCATGGAGTAAAATGTCTGGAAGCCGGGCAATTGATTGATGCCTTTACCCCGTTCAGAGAAGATTTTCTTAAAGAATAA
- a CDS encoding rhamnogalacturonan acetylesterase — MKKILLLFSIAVSTLILAQKKPTLFLIGDSTMANKENPDKNPEHGWGQILPQFMTSGIEIQNHAMNGRSSKSFRTEGRWDKVEKQLKKGDFVIIQFGHNDQKVKDSTKFTNPYTQYRANLERYVNEARAKGATPILMTSIVRRDFNENGVLIDTHKEYPLIVRMVANDLKVPFVDMQLLTEQLEISYGPENSKKLHLHYKEGEDPYYPKGKDDDTHLSTLGAESVAKLAVKNLKTLKIGLEKYIK, encoded by the coding sequence ATGAAAAAAATACTTTTACTATTCAGCATAGCCGTTTCAACTTTAATTCTGGCTCAAAAAAAGCCGACTCTATTCCTCATCGGTGATTCCACCATGGCCAATAAAGAAAATCCTGACAAAAATCCGGAACATGGATGGGGACAGATTTTGCCGCAATTCATGACCTCTGGAATCGAAATTCAGAACCATGCGATGAACGGAAGAAGTTCAAAAAGCTTCAGAACCGAGGGAAGATGGGACAAGGTTGAAAAACAATTGAAAAAAGGAGATTTTGTAATTATTCAGTTTGGACATAATGACCAGAAAGTAAAAGATTCTACAAAATTTACCAATCCTTATACTCAATACAGAGCTAATCTGGAAAGATATGTAAATGAAGCTAGAGCAAAAGGAGCAACGCCAATCTTAATGACTTCCATCGTGAGAAGAGACTTCAATGAAAATGGGGTTTTAATTGATACTCATAAAGAATATCCTTTGATAGTAAGAATGGTAGCCAACGATCTGAAAGTTCCGTTTGTAGATATGCAGTTATTAACCGAACAGCTGGAGATTTCTTACGGTCCTGAAAATTCTAAAAAATTACATCTGCATTACAAAGAAGGAGAAGATCCGTATTATCCGAAAGGAAAAGATGATGATACCCATTTATCAACACTGGGCGCAGAATCTGTTGCTAAACTCGCTGTAAAAAATTTGAAGACTTTAAAGATTGGTTTGGAAAAGTATATTAAATAG
- a CDS encoding pectinesterase family protein yields MKKLFLIFLISMANFLFAGNEPYIKITVAKDGSGDFTSIQKAINSIRDLGPAEALVLIKSGTYNEKVIIPSSKHKITLEGENKDNTVITNNDFSGKLDSFNEKMTTFNSYTLLVMGDDIKISNLTIQNSSCNEGQAVSLHVEGDRFIIKNSNILGCQDTIYSATNHSRQYFENCYIEGTTDFIFGQATVVFKNCTIKSLADSYITAAATEADRKYGFVFFDCKLIAKDSITKVYLGRPWRPYAQTVFINTEMGKHILPEGWNPWKGDKMFPDKEKTAYYAEFGSKGEGGNISKRVSWSHQLTKKDLKNYTIEKIFNGWNPNK; encoded by the coding sequence ATGAAAAAATTATTTTTAATATTTCTCATTTCGATGGCAAATTTTCTCTTTGCAGGAAATGAGCCATACATTAAAATTACCGTTGCCAAAGACGGAAGCGGAGACTTTACTTCTATTCAAAAAGCCATTAATTCTATAAGAGATTTAGGCCCGGCCGAAGCTTTAGTTTTAATAAAGTCCGGAACATATAATGAAAAAGTGATTATTCCTTCTTCAAAGCACAAAATCACATTAGAAGGCGAAAATAAAGATAACACGGTCATTACCAACAATGATTTTTCAGGAAAATTGGATTCGTTTAATGAAAAAATGACCACGTTCAATTCCTATACGCTTTTGGTGATGGGCGATGACATTAAAATCAGCAATCTCACCATTCAAAACTCTTCTTGTAATGAAGGACAAGCGGTTTCTCTTCATGTGGAAGGTGACCGTTTTATAATTAAAAACTCGAATATTTTAGGTTGCCAGGACACCATTTATTCCGCAACCAATCACAGCAGACAATATTTTGAAAACTGTTATATCGAAGGAACAACAGATTTTATTTTCGGACAGGCGACGGTTGTTTTTAAAAATTGTACCATTAAAAGCTTAGCCGACTCTTACATCACCGCAGCGGCAACGGAAGCCGACAGAAAATATGGTTTTGTCTTTTTTGACTGTAAATTAATTGCTAAAGATAGCATTACTAAAGTTTACTTGGGAAGACCATGGCGGCCTTATGCCCAAACAGTTTTCATCAACACCGAAATGGGAAAACACATTCTTCCCGAAGGCTGGAATCCGTGGAAAGGCGACAAAATGTTTCCTGATAAAGAAAAAACAGCCTATTACGCAGAATTTGGAAGTAAAGGAGAAGGCGGAAATATTTCAAAACGGGTGAGCTGGTCACATCAACTGACGAAAAAAGATTTAAAAAATTATACTATTGAAAAAATATTCAATGGCTGGAATCCAAATAAATAA
- a CDS encoding alpha/beta hydrolase, with protein MIFNRKHTYISIFFVGTMAFGQVNRPNATPYTNEGTFEKFRKKISFTTPIDRPIPQNIEIDKDVEYANINGLSLKADVYYPLDSSKKYPGIAMVHGGGWISGSKENEKFMAMELASKGYVVIAIGYRLADVAKFPAGVEDIETGIQWLKKNHKKYSLNKKKMVVLGESAGAQIATLVGVKSKNKIQAIVNVDGIVSFIHPEAEESTYAAYWLGGDKDVNLKNWTEASPLEFVDKNTPPTLFINSSQPRFHAGRDDMMKKLKAYHIPTEFHEIKNTPHSFWSAEPWFTETLNVTVDFLNRILK; from the coding sequence ATGATTTTTAACAGAAAACATACTTATATTTCTATTTTTTTTGTGGGGACAATGGCATTCGGGCAGGTAAACCGCCCGAATGCTACTCCTTACACGAATGAAGGTACCTTTGAAAAATTCAGAAAAAAAATTTCTTTTACCACACCTATTGACCGCCCTATTCCACAGAATATCGAAATTGATAAAGATGTGGAATATGCCAATATCAACGGACTTTCTTTAAAAGCAGACGTATATTATCCTCTTGATTCCTCAAAAAAATATCCGGGAATTGCAATGGTTCATGGTGGTGGATGGATTTCAGGAAGTAAGGAAAATGAAAAATTTATGGCAATGGAACTGGCATCAAAAGGCTATGTGGTGATCGCAATCGGATATCGGTTGGCGGATGTTGCCAAATTTCCCGCCGGAGTTGAAGATATTGAAACAGGCATTCAATGGCTCAAGAAAAATCATAAAAAATATTCTTTAAACAAAAAGAAAATGGTCGTTTTGGGAGAATCTGCGGGAGCGCAAATTGCGACTTTGGTCGGTGTGAAATCCAAAAATAAAATTCAGGCAATTGTGAATGTTGATGGAATCGTCTCATTTATCCATCCGGAAGCTGAAGAAAGTACCTACGCTGCTTATTGGTTGGGAGGCGACAAAGATGTTAACTTAAAAAACTGGACCGAGGCCTCTCCATTAGAATTCGTGGATAAAAATACCCCTCCTACTCTTTTTATCAACAGTTCGCAACCCCGGTTTCATGCGGGAAGAGACGATATGATGAAAAAATTGAAGGCTTATCATATCCCGACTGAGTTTCATGAGATCAAAAATACTCCGCATTCATTCTGGTCGGCAGAACCCTGGTTTACAGAAACTTTGAATGTAACGGTTGATTTTTTAAATCGAATCTTGAAATAA
- a CDS encoding glycoside hydrolase family 28 protein, translating to MKKSLKVIGLVAAMMFSGQIYAQNLDIYKNIEFKMPQVAETSFAANTVSITQYGGVAGGNVKNTEAFKKAIEDLNKKGGGKLVVPRGMWLTGPIELKSNINFHVEEGAFIIFSKDKADYPLVDVSFEGLNTIRCQSPISAKNAINIAITGKGVIDGSGDAWRAIKKSKVSESEWKNIVKSGGILSADGKNWYPSESYKKGFESSSNFNVPDKISKEELVTVKDFLRPVMVSLVGCDKVLLDGPTFQNSPAWNLHPLMCSNVILRNLTVRNPWFSQNGDGVDLESCKNVLIYDNTFDVGDDAICIKSGKDQDGRKRGMPTENVIIKNNVVYHGHGGFVIGSEMSGGARNIHVSDCTFIGTDIGLRFKTTRGRGGIVENIYIKNIDMINIPTQVIGFNMFYEGASPVLEDGQKQEGNKAPEKVYPVTEETPVFRNIYFKNITAVNSDEAITLFGLAEMNLKNIVIEDSQFDTRKALTIVDADGIQLKNVKLKYAEGAGATIYNSKNINLSTVKFESANKPVVKVLGNKTGAVLLPKEIASDKNLLSIGTDVAKNAIK from the coding sequence ATGAAGAAGTCTCTTAAAGTGATCGGTTTAGTAGCGGCAATGATGTTTTCAGGGCAAATCTATGCCCAGAACCTTGATATTTATAAAAACATTGAGTTTAAAATGCCTCAGGTTGCAGAAACTTCATTTGCGGCGAACACGGTTTCCATCACACAATATGGTGGTGTTGCAGGCGGAAATGTAAAAAATACGGAAGCTTTCAAAAAAGCAATCGAAGATCTTAACAAAAAAGGCGGCGGAAAATTAGTTGTTCCCCGCGGAATGTGGTTAACAGGTCCTATCGAATTGAAAAGCAATATCAACTTTCATGTAGAAGAAGGCGCTTTCATTATTTTCAGTAAGGATAAAGCAGATTATCCATTAGTCGATGTAAGTTTTGAAGGGTTGAATACCATCCGTTGCCAATCCCCGATTTCTGCCAAAAATGCAATCAATATTGCCATCACAGGAAAAGGTGTGATCGACGGAAGTGGTGATGCATGGAGAGCTATCAAAAAAAGTAAGGTTTCAGAATCCGAATGGAAAAATATCGTAAAATCGGGTGGAATTTTATCTGCGGACGGAAAAAACTGGTATCCTTCAGAAAGCTATAAAAAAGGATTTGAAAGCAGTTCCAACTTCAATGTTCCTGATAAGATTTCCAAAGAAGAATTAGTTACGGTTAAAGATTTCCTTCGTCCGGTAATGGTAAGTTTAGTAGGTTGCGACAAGGTATTGTTAGACGGACCCACTTTCCAGAATTCTCCTGCCTGGAATCTTCACCCTTTAATGTGTTCAAATGTAATTTTAAGAAATCTTACCGTAAGAAACCCATGGTTTTCTCAAAACGGTGACGGTGTAGATTTAGAATCCTGTAAAAATGTTTTGATCTACGATAATACGTTTGACGTTGGTGACGATGCCATTTGTATTAAATCAGGGAAAGATCAGGACGGGAGAAAAAGAGGAATGCCTACTGAAAATGTCATCATCAAAAACAATGTAGTATATCACGGTCATGGAGGTTTCGTGATCGGAAGTGAAATGTCGGGAGGAGCGAGAAATATCCATGTTTCAGACTGTACTTTTATTGGGACAGATATTGGTCTTCGTTTCAAAACAACCCGCGGAAGAGGAGGAATTGTTGAAAATATTTATATCAAAAATATTGATATGATTAATATTCCGACTCAGGTAATCGGGTTTAATATGTTCTACGAAGGCGCATCTCCGGTGCTGGAGGACGGGCAGAAACAGGAAGGAAACAAAGCGCCTGAAAAAGTATATCCTGTAACGGAAGAAACGCCGGTTTTCAGAAACATTTACTTTAAAAACATCACTGCAGTAAATTCTGATGAGGCAATTACATTATTTGGTTTAGCCGAAATGAATCTTAAAAATATCGTAATCGAAGATTCTCAGTTTGATACCAGAAAAGCTTTGACAATCGTAGATGCTGACGGAATTCAGCTAAAAAATGTAAAACTGAAATATGCTGAAGGAGCGGGAGCTACCATTTACAACAGTAAAAACATCAATCTTTCAACAGTAAAATTTGAATCTGCCAATAAACCTGTTGTGAAAGTATTAGGAAACAAAACGGGAGCAGTATTGTTGCCGAAAGAAATAGCATCCGATAAAAATTTACTTTCTATTGGGACGGATGTAGCGAAAAATGCAATTAAATAG
- a CDS encoding glycoside hydrolase 43 family protein, with protein MKTKNILNILSITVFSIASSYLNAQEKNYVSEVWTADQGKNYRNPILYADYSDPDAIRVGEDYYMTASSFNETPGLPILHSKDMVNWKLVNYAIQDILPRAHFSVPRRGDAVWAPSIRFHKGEFYIYWGDPDYGIYMVKTKDPLGKWEEPVLVMEGKGLIDSCPFWDEDGNAYLIHGWAGSRAGVKSILTLNKMNPEGTKVLDKGVHVFDGHDSHPTVEGPKIYKRNGYYYIFAPAGGVATGWQLVLRSKNIYGPYEEKVVLEQGSTKINGPHQGAWVDTPSGEDWFYHFQDVDAGGRIVHLQPMKWEKDWPVIGIDNNKNGIGEPVLTYKKPNVGQTYSIVTPPETDEFDGDKLGLQWQWSANENIVWSSKLPGQKFLRLFSMKVPEGEKNLWNVPNLLTQKFPAPNFAASTKVKLTPEDAKEGKTAGLLVMGLDHQSIVITNKPDGFYLQLRRAEKADKGGEEKILFETKLKTNEVYLKVNVNEPNGLCQFSYSENGKNFTKAGEVFQAKPGKWIGAKVGLYSISIEKAPRGGYADFDWFRITKN; from the coding sequence ATGAAAACAAAAAATATTTTAAATATACTTTCAATAACTGTTTTCTCCATTGCATCAAGCTATTTGAATGCACAGGAAAAAAACTATGTTTCCGAAGTATGGACTGCCGATCAGGGAAAAAATTACAGAAACCCGATCTTGTATGCAGATTATTCTGATCCCGATGCCATTCGTGTAGGTGAAGATTATTATATGACCGCTTCCAGCTTCAATGAAACTCCGGGATTACCGATTCTTCACTCAAAAGATATGGTCAACTGGAAATTGGTGAATTATGCGATTCAGGATATTTTGCCTAGAGCACATTTTTCGGTTCCAAGGAGAGGAGATGCAGTTTGGGCACCGTCAATTCGTTTCCATAAAGGAGAATTTTACATTTATTGGGGCGATCCCGATTATGGAATTTATATGGTAAAAACCAAAGATCCACTTGGAAAATGGGAAGAACCTGTTCTGGTGATGGAAGGAAAAGGCTTAATTGATTCCTGTCCTTTCTGGGATGAAGACGGAAATGCTTATTTAATTCATGGTTGGGCGGGAAGCCGCGCCGGAGTGAAAAGTATTCTGACCCTGAATAAAATGAATCCTGAAGGAACAAAAGTCTTAGATAAAGGAGTTCATGTTTTCGATGGTCACGATTCCCATCCAACGGTTGAAGGTCCGAAAATATATAAAAGAAATGGTTACTACTACATTTTTGCTCCGGCAGGTGGTGTGGCAACAGGTTGGCAATTGGTATTAAGGTCAAAAAATATTTACGGTCCTTACGAAGAAAAAGTAGTATTGGAACAGGGTTCTACAAAGATCAACGGACCTCATCAGGGAGCATGGGTAGATACGCCTTCGGGTGAAGATTGGTTTTATCACTTTCAGGATGTGGATGCAGGAGGAAGAATTGTTCACTTACAGCCAATGAAGTGGGAAAAAGACTGGCCAGTCATAGGAATTGATAACAATAAAAACGGAATTGGGGAACCGGTTTTAACATATAAAAAACCAAACGTAGGACAAACTTATTCGATCGTTACTCCGCCTGAAACGGATGAATTTGATGGAGATAAATTAGGATTACAATGGCAATGGAGTGCCAACGAAAACATCGTGTGGTCTTCGAAACTTCCCGGACAGAAATTTTTAAGATTATTCTCAATGAAAGTTCCTGAAGGTGAAAAAAACCTTTGGAACGTACCGAATTTATTAACACAAAAATTCCCGGCTCCGAATTTTGCAGCTTCAACAAAAGTGAAATTAACACCCGAAGATGCCAAAGAAGGAAAAACTGCCGGACTTTTGGTGATGGGACTGGATCATCAATCGATCGTGATCACCAATAAGCCGGACGGCTTTTATCTTCAATTAAGAAGAGCTGAAAAAGCCGATAAAGGAGGGGAAGAAAAAATATTATTTGAAACCAAATTAAAAACAAACGAAGTTTATTTAAAAGTAAATGTAAACGAACCGAATGGCCTATGCCAGTTCAGCTATAGTGAAAACGGAAAAAACTTTACAAAAGCAGGCGAAGTTTTCCAAGCTAAGCCGGGAAAATGGATTGGAGCTAAAGTCGGTTTATACAGCATCAGCATAGAAAAAGCACCTCGAGGCGGATATGCAGATTTTGACTGGTTTAGAATTACTAAAAATTAG